A genomic window from Pseudomonas alcaligenes includes:
- the metW gene encoding methionine biosynthesis protein MetW, translated as MRADLEIIQDWIAPGSRVLDLGCGDGALLAHLRDHKQVGGYGLEIDAEKIATCIERGVNVIEQNLDEGLGNFADNSFDVVVMTQSLQALKYPDKVLAEMLRVGKTCIITFPNFGHWRCRWYLTTKGRMPVSEFLPYTWYNTPNIHFCTFEDFERLCHELGARVEERLAVDHAHRHNLGSRLWPNLLGEIGIYRVSGSGLTGHRVAV; from the coding sequence ATGCGCGCGGATCTGGAAATCATCCAGGACTGGATCGCCCCGGGCAGCCGGGTACTCGACCTCGGCTGCGGCGACGGCGCGCTGCTGGCCCACCTGCGCGACCACAAGCAGGTCGGCGGCTACGGCCTGGAGATCGATGCGGAGAAGATCGCCACCTGCATCGAGCGTGGCGTCAACGTGATCGAGCAGAACCTCGACGAGGGCCTGGGCAACTTCGCCGACAACAGCTTCGACGTGGTGGTGATGACCCAGTCGCTGCAGGCCCTGAAGTACCCGGACAAGGTCCTGGCGGAGATGCTGCGGGTCGGCAAGACCTGCATCATCACCTTCCCCAACTTCGGCCACTGGCGCTGCCGCTGGTACCTGACCACCAAGGGCCGCATGCCGGTCTCCGAGTTCCTGCCCTACACCTGGTACAACACGCCGAACATCCACTTCTGCACCTTCGAGGACTTCGAGCGCCTGTGCCACGAGCTCGGCGCGCGGGTCGAGGAGCGCCTGGCGGTAGACCACGCCCATCGGCACAACCTGGGCAGCCGACTCTGGCCTAATCTGTTGGGTGAGATCGGCATCTATCGCGTCAGCGGCTCCGGCCTGACCGGTCACCGCGTCGCCGTCTAA